One region of Wyeomyia smithii strain HCP4-BCI-WySm-NY-G18 chromosome 3, ASM2978416v1, whole genome shotgun sequence genomic DNA includes:
- the LOC129730626 gene encoding uncharacterized protein LOC129730626, translating into MQPTCLAIVLAIVGSAIAFPQSEVPVPQDGTILLSRPAGEAPPEVVAADSPIQEQPIQVPNEVPAVDLSQVNEDNSNTEQAARQKRQFGLGGVGVGVGLVGGAGLLGGGLGYPGYGGYGGYPGYGYGGGYGGYGYGGYGGYGGYGYGGHRHHHHGHHHHHGW; encoded by the coding sequence ATGCAACCCACCTGTCTAGCGATCGTGCTGGCAATCGTCGGATCGGCGATTGCATTTCCGCAGAGTGAAGTTCCCGTGCCGCAGGATGGTACTATACTGTTAAGCAGGCCAGCTGGTGAAGCTCCACCGGAAGTAGTTGCTGCCGACTCACCCATACAGGAACAACCCATTCAGGTACCGAACGAAGTTCCAGCGGTCGATCTATCTCAAGTGAATGAAGATAACAGTAATACGGAGCAGGCGGCACGCCAGAAGCGTCAATTCGGGCTTGGCGGAGTCGGAGTTGGAGTGGGTCTAGTCGGTGGTGCAGGATTACTTGGAGGTGGCCTCGGCTATCCTGGATACGGCGGATATGGTGGCTATCCAGGTTACGGTTATGGTGGAGGATATGGAGGATACGGATATGGCGGTTATGGCGGATATGGTGGTTATGGTTATGGCGGTCACCGCCACCACCATCATgggcatcatcatcatcatgggTGGTAA
- the LOC129730297 gene encoding protein spalt-accessory-like: protein MQQPTCLAIVLAIVGSAIAFPQSEVPVPQDGTILLSRPAGEAPPEVVAADSPIQEQPIQVPNEAPAVDLSQVNEDNSNTEQAARQKRQFGLGGVGVGVGLVGGAGLLGGGLGYPGYGGYGGYPGYGYGGGYGGYGYGGYGGYGGYGYGGHHHHHHGHHHHHGW from the coding sequence ATGCAACAACCCACCTGTCTAGCAATCGTGCTGGCAATCGTCGGATCGGCGATTGCATTTCCGCAGAGTGAAGTTCCCGTACCGCAGGATGGTACTATTCTGTTAAGCAGGCCAGCTGGCGAAGCTCCACCGGAAGTAGTTGCTGCCGACTCACCCATACAGGAACAACCCATTCAAGTACCGAACGAAGCTCCAGCGGTCGATCTATCTCAAGTGAATGAAGATAACAGTAATACGGAGCAGGCGGCACGCCAGAAGCGTCAATTCGGGCTTGGCGGAGTCGGAGTTGGAGTGGGTCTAGTCGGTGGTGCAGGATTACTTGGAGGTGGCCTCGGCTATCCTGGATACGGCGGATATGGTGGCTATCCAGGTTACGGTTATGGTGGAGGATATGGAGGATACGGATATGGCGGTTATGGCGGATATGGTGGTTATGGTTATGGCGGtcaccaccaccaccatcatgggcatcatcatcatcatgggTGGTAA
- the LOC129728263 gene encoding glycine-rich protein 3-like: MKFIFAVVFLLISVLLLPAFAAPWDGEGCGGRGWGGGGWNGGGWGGGLGRGYGYGYGRPYPRPYYGGYYGGFGPGIAIGL; this comes from the coding sequence ATGAAGTTCATATTTGCGGTGGTTTTCTTACTAATCTCAGTTTTACTTCTGCCGGCTTTCGCTGCTCCATGGGATGGAGAAGGCTGTGGTGGTAGAGGCTGGGGTGGTGGTGGCTGGAACGGTGGTGGCTGGGGTGGTGGTTTGGGTCGAGGTTATGGCTACGGGTATGGTCGACCTTATCCGAGGCCATATTACGGTGGTTACTATGGCGGTTTTGGTCCTGGCATAGCTATTGGATTATAA
- the LOC129731225 gene encoding uncharacterized protein LOC129731225 has translation MWRSVLKEKMTLVCYKEGSDEIIGANILAVKNTSNYFNFKLKNDRQDNMLNIIDYVSKQFDFTERYCIENRLVAYGLSVNKLYRGRGIATDILKARVPMCKALGIKLAAHPFSAIGSQKAALNAGYRTDYEITYDDLSKLGPEYTLPDIKSKYFKLMSYSME, from the exons ATGTGGCGGTcggttttaaaagaaaaaatgacCCTCGTTTGCTACAAGGAAGGTTCGGATGAGATAATCGGAGCTAATATTCTTGCAGTAAAGAATACatcaaattattttaatttcaag ctCAAGAACGACAGGCAAGATAATATGCTGAACATCATTGACTACGTTTCGAAGCAATTCGACTTCACCGAACGTTATTGCATTGAGAACCGACTAGTTGCGTACGGTCTATCCGTCAACAAACTGTACCGTGGACGAGGGATCGCGACGGATATCCTGAAGGCCCGAGTGCCGATGTGTAAAGCTCTTGGAATAAAACTCGCTGCCCATCCGTTTTCCGCCATCGGGTCTCAGAAAGCCGCACTAAATGCTGGTTATCGAACGGACTACGAAATAAC CTATGACGACCTTTCTAAATTGGGCCCAGAATACACTCTGCCAGATATCaaatcaaaatatttcaaacttATGAGTTATTCGATGGAATAA